In a single window of the Flammeovirga agarivorans genome:
- a CDS encoding DEAD/DEAH box helicase, which yields MLSYVKSSIYVNYDESLVEELSQTVKDYTSFKVRQNFIDLEDHMLVPRGLRHRFSNQIDFDLTKSVHASYNFTATLRSNQEPPLAKLLKSYRTKTDLILVAECGFGKTVSACYTISKLQQKTLILVPKVQLADQFLDSINTFLGEGVGIIASTKLLASKKNTINSIVEAYDIVVMTYDLFESRFNPKDTWVNSFGLVVFDEMHRTGCETLLPSFFKLPMKYRLGLTATLRRSDGMEEQIIKHFQDVIITEGRPESEKATLHTFTPKNKVVFAGKFSKDFVSQVENFNIPGIHTYKENIIYCSNDEESIRSENDESLGTEELLSLNKIFQKRLEYVHLETAMGSFEERNNEFLELIRKKHTEGRAILVLGKRIAQLEALFNQVSELDPILLTSKTYKKIKESPRLQEQLEKEARIIFGIDTIASEGLDIPRLDTLIFLSVVGDPEQAGGRILRKYSNKKEPEIWIPIGENDLHTGMYYKSLKYLPKVAKTGKYN from the coding sequence ATGTTGAGTTATGTTAAGTCATCAATCTACGTGAATTATGATGAGAGTTTAGTGGAGGAGCTTTCGCAAACCGTGAAAGACTATACTTCATTTAAAGTTCGTCAGAATTTCATCGATCTGGAGGATCATATGCTAGTACCGAGAGGGCTGAGGCATAGGTTTTCAAATCAAATAGATTTCGACTTGACAAAATCTGTTCATGCATCATACAATTTTACCGCTACTCTTCGAAGTAACCAAGAACCTCCCTTAGCGAAACTGCTTAAATCATATCGTACAAAAACAGACTTAATACTTGTTGCCGAGTGTGGTTTTGGTAAAACTGTTTCAGCATGTTATACGATCTCAAAGCTACAGCAAAAGACACTTATATTAGTTCCTAAAGTACAGCTTGCCGATCAATTTTTAGATTCAATAAATACGTTTCTAGGAGAAGGAGTAGGCATTATAGCTAGTACAAAACTTTTAGCTAGTAAAAAAAATACAATTAACTCAATAGTTGAAGCCTATGATATTGTTGTGATGACCTATGATCTTTTTGAGAGTAGATTTAATCCGAAAGATACCTGGGTAAACTCATTTGGGTTAGTTGTATTTGATGAAATGCACCGAACAGGGTGTGAGACACTACTTCCATCCTTCTTTAAGCTTCCAATGAAGTATCGATTAGGACTAACTGCTACTCTAAGAAGGTCTGACGGGATGGAGGAGCAAATTATTAAACATTTTCAGGATGTAATTATTACTGAAGGCAGACCTGAATCTGAAAAGGCTACACTACACACATTTACCCCAAAGAATAAGGTTGTTTTTGCAGGTAAATTCAGTAAGGATTTTGTAAGTCAGGTAGAGAACTTTAATATCCCAGGTATCCACACCTACAAAGAAAATATTATCTATTGTTCTAACGATGAAGAAAGCATAAGAAGTGAGAATGATGAATCACTAGGGACAGAAGAGCTACTATCGTTGAATAAGATATTTCAAAAAAGATTAGAATACGTACATTTAGAGACTGCGATGGGATCCTTTGAGGAAAGGAATAATGAGTTTCTAGAATTAATCAGGAAAAAACATACTGAAGGAAGGGCTATATTAGTCCTTGGTAAAAGGATAGCTCAATTAGAGGCTTTGTTTAATCAGGTGTCAGAACTTGACCCAATACTGCTAACATCTAAGACGTATAAGAAAATTAAGGAATCACCACGATTACAGGAGCAGTTAGAAAAGGAAGCCAGAATTATTTTTGGGATAGATACAATTGCTTCTGAAGGTTTAGATATACCACGGCTTGATACCTTAATCTTTTTGTCTGTTGTTGGAGATCCAGAGCAGGCGGGAGGAAGAATACTAAGGAAATATAGTAATAAAAAGGAACCTGAAATTTGGATACCTATAGGGGAAAATGATTTACATACAGGAATGTACTACAAGTCATTAAAATACTTACCAAAGGTAGCAAAGACAGGTAAGTATAATTAG
- a CDS encoding MerR family transcriptional regulator — MKFQEKPKVVMVNGKAIYCYYPHVLAYSLGVTTRTLRNYLKKGLIPQSNLMLKLGSSSVHAKLYSTYLIKRVKVIRDKYGRSFDIKSAHVQADLVKAFNNERRLYNL; from the coding sequence ATGAAATTTCAGGAAAAACCAAAGGTAGTAATGGTGAATGGCAAAGCTATTTATTGTTACTACCCTCACGTACTTGCATACTCGTTAGGTGTAACTACAAGGACACTAAGAAACTATCTAAAAAAAGGTCTTATTCCTCAATCAAACTTAATGTTAAAATTAGGTAGCAGCAGTGTTCATGCAAAGTTGTATAGTACCTATCTAATAAAACGAGTCAAAGTGATTCGTGATAAGTATGGTAGGTCTTTCGATATAAAAAGTGCACATGTCCAAGCTGACTTAGTGAAGGCTTTTAATAATGAAAGACGATTGTATAACCTTTAA
- a CDS encoding DNA cytosine methyltransferase, whose translation MSIKFIDLFSGIGGFHQALKELGHECVFASEIDSHAATIYKENHQLEPAGDITKIHASKIPTHDLLCAGFPCQSFSVSGKQKGFEDTRGNLFFEITRILEHHSPKFFLLENVKNIITHDKGKTFNTIINTLEGLGYKVFTKLINASEFKTGQARERVYFVGIRKDISTKKFSFPKKLGYKSVLDVVENLHEKGIKREDYLFSASSLTLGNSVIEKPRQIGIVNKGGQGERIYDATGQAITLSASGGGVGAKTGLYLIGNSVRRLTTRECARLQGFPEHFIIDKKESQAYKQFGNAVCVPVVKSILKNLLN comes from the coding sequence ATGAGCATTAAATTTATAGACCTTTTTTCAGGAATCGGAGGGTTTCACCAAGCCCTCAAAGAGCTGGGGCATGAGTGTGTTTTTGCTTCAGAAATTGACTCCCATGCAGCAACGATATATAAAGAAAATCATCAACTAGAACCTGCGGGAGATATTACTAAAATTCATGCAAGTAAAATTCCAACACATGATCTTTTATGTGCGGGATTCCCTTGTCAATCCTTCTCCGTCTCTGGTAAACAAAAAGGATTTGAGGATACTAGGGGAAATCTATTCTTTGAGATTACAAGGATTTTAGAACACCATAGCCCGAAATTTTTTTTACTAGAAAATGTAAAGAATATCATCACGCATGATAAAGGGAAAACATTTAATACGATCATCAACACCTTAGAGGGCCTTGGGTACAAAGTATTCACAAAGCTGATTAATGCATCTGAATTTAAAACAGGACAGGCAAGAGAGCGGGTATATTTTGTAGGTATTCGAAAGGATATTTCTACAAAGAAATTTAGCTTCCCGAAAAAATTGGGATACAAGTCCGTGCTTGATGTTGTAGAAAATTTACATGAAAAAGGGATCAAAAGAGAGGACTATCTATTTTCAGCTAGCAGCTTAACTCTAGGCAATTCAGTTATAGAAAAACCCCGTCAAATAGGGATTGTCAATAAAGGAGGACAGGGGGAAAGAATCTACGATGCAACCGGACAAGCTATCACCTTATCCGCGTCTGGGGGAGGTGTTGGTGCAAAAACAGGGCTGTACCTAATAGGAAATTCAGTGAGAAGGTTGACTACAAGAGAGTGTGCAAGACTGCAAGGCTTCCCTGAGCATTTCATTATTGACAAAAAAGAGTCTCAAGCATACAAACAATTTGGGAATGCAGTATGCGTACCTGTTGTGAAAAGTATACTAAAAAACCTCTTAAACTAG
- a CDS encoding M15 family metallopeptidase has product MYIFGETSNKRRAGVDSLLIELTDRALAMMYRKGHCDMTIPLWGGKRSAEEQFKIFQQGNSELDGYEDKSYHQSGLAIDVIPYVNGKGTYKFIEGFFDFAQCMFTVWANMVAEGKTGSYVLEWGGFWGSTGWDKPHWQLVKKT; this is encoded by the coding sequence ATGTACATTTTCGGAGAAACTTCCAATAAGCGAAGAGCAGGTGTAGACAGCTTACTAATTGAACTTACCGACAGAGCGTTAGCTATGATGTACCGTAAAGGGCATTGTGATATGACTATTCCACTTTGGGGAGGTAAACGTTCGGCTGAAGAACAGTTTAAAATTTTCCAACAGGGAAATAGTGAATTAGATGGGTATGAAGATAAAAGCTATCATCAATCAGGGCTTGCGATAGATGTTATTCCTTACGTAAATGGTAAGGGAACATATAAGTTTATTGAAGGTTTCTTCGATTTTGCTCAATGCATGTTTACGGTCTGGGCCAATATGGTAGCAGAAGGGAAAACCGGAAGTTATGTACTCGAATGGGGTGGCTTCTGGGGATCAACGGGATGGGATAAACCACATTGGCAATTAGTTAAAAAAACATAG
- a CDS encoding DnaA ATPase domain-containing protein, with the protein MKSLEDFYVHPSNEEFFEDFFTPYLDNLDQTVKRPVGIFLWGDNGTGKTHLMTSLLKEVYEKFPGDKRIMMISAQDIMTLKTANWGNTTDNVNFERFKRAHRCWHLLIEDLGKEYEDNQGISLQALDSLLRTRVQAGLVTHFTSNLSPENLHEKYSRDFKSLVLESTVQRRLRGKDYRVNISKENFEYFKRLKS; encoded by the coding sequence ATGAAGTCTCTTGAAGACTTTTATGTTCACCCTTCAAATGAGGAGTTTTTTGAAGACTTCTTTACACCTTACCTAGACAATTTAGATCAAACTGTGAAACGCCCCGTAGGAATTTTCCTATGGGGTGATAACGGTACAGGTAAAACTCATTTGATGACCTCCCTTTTAAAAGAAGTTTATGAAAAGTTTCCTGGGGATAAGCGAATCATGATGATCTCCGCACAAGACATCATGACACTTAAGACCGCCAATTGGGGAAATACAACAGACAATGTAAACTTTGAGCGCTTCAAAAGGGCTCATAGATGTTGGCACTTGCTAATTGAAGATCTGGGGAAAGAGTATGAAGACAATCAAGGAATCTCTCTTCAAGCACTTGATAGTCTTTTGAGAACTAGAGTTCAAGCAGGATTGGTAACTCACTTTACTTCTAACCTTTCGCCCGAAAATTTGCATGAAAAGTATTCTAGGGATTTTAAATCTCTTGTATTAGAATCTACAGTTCAGCGTAGACTTAGAGGCAAAGATTATCGCGTAAACATCTCTAAAGAAAACTTCGAGTATTTTAAACGATTGAAATCATGA